Proteins encoded together in one Terriglobus saanensis SP1PR4 window:
- a CDS encoding multicopper oxidase family protein, with protein MRIRINIACLLAFSALTLPVPPLMAQKPPVVHNFQQPPLLTEVLPNAPATKFLRLSTSAFKSTCNPNGNVKRVGAEVYATLHYVLGKFTINNPDPDDPEGGEDPVELRSYGGCNSGPTLEVLPGNTLHINLINDLSKVDPSCEVPSPDGLALPPGVGCFNTMNIHTHGLHISPTGNSDNVLLSIAPKTEFPYEFNIPNDHPAGTFWYHSHRHGSTATQVASGASGILVVRGNRPYVPPTPDDPHPLADIDTILHDSSGTPTPEKLFLLQQIPYACFQNIPDQKGGPWQAIFTTKGLYTVASTDPNGPLNAPWICPKPTPQNHATIGAIENFNLQMFSSSIWDTNGRFTTVNGVVQPTVTLPAGEIQRWRFVHAGIHDTINLQVVRASLPRVGANLVATSALLGNRLQQKSAVQQLCVATPTTLIPQFEIAVDGLTRKHLEKVGDGGDNESNYMQPGYRSDILLVFAQDGDYCLLDQAAPPSQRVNPATGTGGGQGPSTPQLLAYIHVRGGRAVAGDLQEYIEKSLAAANPQLPQSVRDGLLKGNLSPWAPFLELPAPHSDLQKAGFSIAFPKFMVNNAVYDPDVVNITRQVNTSDDWLLTAEGEPHIFHIHVNPFEIMDVTYLEANGQQVSIYDKSGHCRTDLPIDKQEMQKQYCSMYHVLRDTVFVENGYQVHARTFYDRYIGEFVIHCHILDHEDAGMMLNIEIVPDLNAPGHGLGMDVMHAHNP; from the coding sequence ATGCGCATTCGAATCAACATTGCTTGCCTGCTTGCCTTCTCTGCGCTTACCCTTCCCGTTCCGCCGCTCATGGCGCAGAAACCTCCAGTCGTGCACAACTTCCAGCAGCCGCCTTTGCTGACGGAAGTTCTACCCAACGCACCAGCGACAAAGTTTCTTCGCCTCAGCACATCCGCCTTCAAGTCCACCTGTAATCCCAACGGCAACGTCAAACGTGTCGGCGCCGAGGTCTACGCCACGCTTCATTACGTGCTCGGGAAGTTCACCATCAATAATCCGGACCCCGACGATCCCGAAGGTGGTGAAGACCCGGTTGAACTGCGTTCGTACGGCGGATGCAACTCCGGTCCCACGCTGGAAGTGCTGCCGGGGAATACCCTGCACATCAACCTCATTAACGACCTCAGCAAGGTCGATCCATCGTGCGAAGTACCCTCCCCTGACGGTCTGGCTCTGCCTCCCGGCGTCGGCTGCTTCAACACGATGAACATCCACACGCACGGTCTGCATATCTCGCCTACCGGCAACAGCGACAATGTGCTCCTGAGCATCGCACCGAAGACCGAATTCCCGTACGAGTTCAACATTCCCAATGACCATCCCGCTGGCACGTTCTGGTATCACTCGCATCGTCACGGATCGACGGCGACCCAGGTAGCGAGCGGCGCCTCCGGCATTCTCGTGGTGCGTGGCAATCGTCCCTATGTTCCGCCTACGCCCGATGATCCGCACCCGCTGGCGGATATCGACACCATCTTGCACGACAGCAGCGGAACTCCCACGCCAGAGAAACTCTTCCTCCTGCAGCAGATCCCTTACGCTTGCTTCCAAAACATACCGGACCAGAAAGGCGGCCCGTGGCAGGCGATCTTCACCACCAAAGGCCTCTATACGGTCGCGAGCACCGATCCCAACGGTCCGTTGAACGCTCCCTGGATCTGCCCCAAACCCACTCCACAGAATCACGCGACCATAGGCGCAATCGAAAACTTCAATCTGCAGATGTTCTCTTCCAGCATCTGGGACACCAACGGCCGTTTCACCACGGTGAATGGCGTCGTGCAGCCGACTGTTACTCTTCCCGCCGGAGAGATCCAACGCTGGAGGTTTGTTCACGCTGGCATTCACGACACCATAAATCTTCAGGTAGTGCGCGCCTCTCTGCCCCGCGTAGGAGCCAACCTGGTCGCCACCTCTGCGTTACTGGGCAACCGGCTTCAGCAGAAATCCGCAGTACAACAACTTTGTGTCGCCACTCCGACGACACTCATCCCGCAGTTTGAGATTGCCGTAGATGGTTTGACCCGCAAGCACTTGGAAAAGGTCGGTGACGGTGGCGACAACGAATCCAATTACATGCAGCCCGGCTATCGTAGCGATATTCTGCTCGTCTTTGCTCAGGATGGTGATTACTGCCTGCTCGATCAGGCCGCGCCTCCCTCGCAACGCGTCAACCCCGCAACAGGCACTGGCGGTGGACAGGGACCCTCCACACCACAACTGCTTGCTTACATTCATGTTCGCGGCGGCAGAGCCGTTGCAGGAGATCTGCAAGAGTACATCGAAAAGTCTCTGGCGGCTGCGAATCCTCAACTGCCGCAGAGCGTCCGCGACGGTTTACTCAAGGGCAACCTCTCACCCTGGGCTCCGTTCCTTGAACTCCCCGCACCGCACAGCGACCTTCAAAAGGCGGGCTTCTCCATCGCATTTCCTAAATTTATGGTGAACAATGCCGTCTATGACCCCGACGTCGTAAACATCACGCGACAGGTCAACACCTCCGACGACTGGCTTCTCACCGCCGAAGGAGAGCCCCACATCTTCCATATTCACGTGAACCCGTTCGAGATCATGGACGTCACGTATCTGGAGGCGAATGGACAGCAGGTCTCAATCTACGATAAAAGCGGTCACTGCCGCACAGACCTTCCGATCGATAAACAGGAGATGCAGAAGCAGTACTGCAGCATGTACCACGTCTTACGCGACACGGTCTTCGTCGAGAATGGCTACCAGGTGCACGCTCGCACCTTCTACGACCGCTACATCGGTGAATTTGTGATCCACTGCCACATTCTGGATCACGAAGACGCTGGCATGATGCTCAACATCGAAATCGTTCCAGACCTCAACGCTCCCGGCCATGGTTTGGGCATGGATGTGATGCACGCACACAATCCCTGA
- a CDS encoding acyltransferase family protein — MTPVTPPTQKRIGQLDGLRACAILAVFLHHSMGYKSTWMGVDLFFILSGFLITGILLSKKKDRMSSYFASFYGKRVRRILPPYLLLLLVASAVFGTWWYRYWYMYFGATNFFQMLNLPQPEALGPLWSLAVEEQFYFVWPFVIFFCKEVWVARCAVFLIVLAPVLRVVCTPLFLDTLPIYTGTPFRMDLLASGALVAIVWRKRRQVVEVWGRYGLVLAALGFAGFELTQKFAHLYQASNTRWSNLLIYEWSLVICLGVFLWALSGWKVGILEWTPLKYIGRISYSMYLIHELVIDVLVPRFGNFTVKTTLIAFMISTAYAALSWHFIEKPIISTGAHESISR; from the coding sequence GTGACACCAGTGACACCGCCGACGCAAAAGAGAATAGGGCAGCTTGATGGACTGAGAGCCTGCGCGATCCTGGCCGTATTTCTACATCACTCCATGGGGTACAAATCCACCTGGATGGGTGTGGACCTCTTTTTCATCCTGTCGGGCTTTCTGATTACTGGCATCCTGCTGAGTAAGAAGAAGGACCGGATGTCCTCTTACTTTGCCTCGTTCTACGGCAAAAGAGTCCGTCGGATCCTCCCACCTTATCTTTTGCTTCTGCTGGTGGCTTCTGCCGTATTCGGTACATGGTGGTATCGATACTGGTATATGTACTTCGGCGCTACAAACTTTTTTCAGATGTTGAACCTGCCTCAACCAGAAGCACTCGGGCCACTCTGGTCCCTCGCAGTGGAGGAGCAGTTCTATTTCGTATGGCCCTTCGTGATATTTTTCTGCAAAGAAGTGTGGGTCGCCAGATGCGCCGTTTTCTTGATCGTACTCGCTCCTGTTCTGCGCGTTGTATGCACGCCGCTCTTCCTCGACACACTGCCCATCTATACCGGAACACCCTTTCGGATGGACCTGCTCGCATCGGGCGCTTTGGTGGCGATTGTCTGGCGTAAACGCAGGCAGGTCGTGGAAGTCTGGGGTCGCTATGGCCTTGTGCTTGCCGCGCTTGGATTTGCCGGATTTGAACTGACTCAGAAGTTTGCCCACCTCTATCAGGCCTCGAACACGCGGTGGAGCAATTTGCTCATCTACGAATGGTCCCTGGTGATTTGTCTTGGTGTTTTTCTGTGGGCGTTGAGTGGATGGAAGGTTGGCATTTTAGAGTGGACGCCACTGAAGTACATCGGACGTATTAGCTATTCGATGTATCTCATCCATGAACTGGTGATCGATGTCCTCGTCCCGCGGTTTGGAAACTTCACGGTCAAGACTACTTTGATCGCTTTTATGATCTCTACAGCCTATGCAGCTCTGTCATGGCACTTCATCGAAAAGCCGATTATCTCAACCGGGGCGCACGAGTCAATCTCTCGATAA
- a CDS encoding lipocalin family protein has product MCLSLLALPSAIQSQTVTPVPKLDLYKFTGTWYEIARYPNKRQKHCTSDATILIAKGDKTDHIQIVSSCETKTPYADVKNGTGKAQDKSGDGKLKVSYMWPFTSKYWVLGYGENYSWLLIGSPNHKNLWILSKTPSLKPELLSEIQARATAEGFSLAKLVITRQTAR; this is encoded by the coding sequence ATGTGTCTTTCCCTGCTGGCCTTACCTTCGGCGATACAGAGCCAAACCGTCACGCCGGTTCCCAAACTGGATCTGTATAAATTCACCGGCACCTGGTACGAGATCGCTCGGTATCCCAACAAGCGTCAGAAGCACTGCACAAGCGACGCCACCATTCTGATCGCGAAGGGCGACAAGACAGACCATATTCAGATTGTGAGTTCCTGCGAAACAAAGACTCCGTACGCGGATGTGAAAAACGGAACGGGAAAGGCGCAGGACAAAAGCGGCGACGGCAAGCTGAAGGTGAGCTATATGTGGCCGTTCACTTCAAAGTATTGGGTTTTAGGCTACGGAGAAAACTACAGTTGGCTGCTCATCGGCAGTCCCAACCACAAGAATCTATGGATACTTTCCAAGACGCCTTCTTTGAAACCGGAACTCCTCTCCGAAATCCAAGCCAGGGCAACAGCAGAGGGCTTTAGTTTGGCGAAACTCGTGATAACCCGGCAGACCGCCCGGTAA
- a CDS encoding biotin transporter BioY, with the protein MYQATTYPQTSFKTHPLLSNTALRVALGTLVLAASSWTSIPLSPIPITMQTYAVIVLGALFGARVGLITVMAWLAEAATGLPVLAHGAAGVHALLGPSAGYIVSFPVIAVFVGWLSDRKMDRGVAACFLSMLAANAINLGLGVLWLSTLFGTHRAFLVGFAPFWVGALIKAALATCTLTLIRSRRSMSDQAPK; encoded by the coding sequence TTGTATCAGGCAACAACTTATCCTCAAACGTCATTCAAGACTCATCCCCTTCTCAGCAACACGGCTCTCCGGGTCGCCCTGGGAACGCTGGTTCTCGCAGCCTCTTCCTGGACATCCATTCCCCTGAGTCCCATTCCGATCACCATGCAGACGTATGCCGTGATCGTCCTTGGCGCTCTCTTCGGAGCCCGCGTCGGCTTAATCACCGTGATGGCGTGGCTAGCCGAAGCCGCCACAGGCTTGCCCGTTCTTGCCCACGGCGCGGCGGGTGTGCACGCTCTGCTTGGACCCTCCGCCGGTTACATCGTGAGCTTTCCCGTCATCGCCGTGTTTGTTGGCTGGCTCTCCGATCGCAAAATGGATCGCGGCGTCGCGGCCTGCTTCCTCTCGATGCTCGCAGCCAACGCGATTAACCTCGGACTTGGCGTTCTGTGGCTGTCCACCCTGTTCGGCACACATCGCGCCTTTCTGGTTGGCTTCGCTCCCTTCTGGGTCGGAGCTTTGATCAAGGCCGCTCTCGCGACCTGCACTCTTACCCTCATTCGCAGCAGACGCTCCATGTCAGACCAAGCCCCAAAATGA
- a CDS encoding DUF1284 domain-containing protein, with protein MTIKLRAHHLLCMLTFVGEGYTPAFVSNFEEVIWSIKRGEALVKIVQGPDDLCSPLFKEAVCHCHDPSVLLRDERAAADLGVLLELAIGPGESLLLTEDVLQTLRRSFADGTIRSACLDCQWKPLCDTVAERSFHGTRLLQ; from the coding sequence ATGACGATAAAACTCCGGGCGCACCATCTGCTTTGCATGCTCACCTTCGTAGGCGAGGGGTACACCCCCGCCTTCGTGAGCAATTTTGAAGAGGTGATCTGGAGCATTAAACGCGGCGAAGCCCTGGTCAAGATCGTTCAGGGCCCCGACGATCTCTGCTCCCCACTCTTCAAGGAAGCAGTCTGTCACTGCCATGATCCCAGTGTGCTCTTACGCGATGAACGGGCAGCAGCAGATCTCGGAGTTCTTCTGGAGCTTGCGATCGGGCCAGGGGAATCATTGCTCCTGACAGAAGACGTGCTGCAGACTCTGCGCCGGTCCTTTGCAGACGGAACGATTCGCAGCGCGTGCCTCGACTGTCAATGGAAGCCTCTCTGCGACACTGTCGCGGAACGCAGCTTCCACGGAACGCGGCTCCTGCAGTGA
- a CDS encoding MarR family winged helix-turn-helix transcriptional regulator, producing MRIDAFLQESPMFAVNRTARSFEALATRAFIVDDLNFLEGLVLATILFEAPRQVKPSQLAEAFSTTRGNISHSLSSLEGKGLVQRKIDPADARAYLLTLKPTGKKCAMRVIAAFDKMQKDFEKKVGKAALKEALTVMRALDELAISSQH from the coding sequence ATGCGGATCGACGCTTTCCTGCAAGAGAGTCCTATGTTTGCCGTCAACCGGACCGCGCGCAGTTTCGAGGCGCTGGCAACCCGCGCCTTTATAGTGGATGACCTGAACTTTCTGGAGGGTCTGGTCCTGGCGACGATTCTTTTCGAGGCGCCGCGACAGGTCAAGCCATCGCAGCTGGCGGAGGCCTTCTCGACGACGCGAGGAAATATCAGCCATAGCCTCTCCTCTCTGGAAGGGAAGGGCCTGGTGCAGAGGAAGATCGATCCCGCAGATGCGCGGGCGTACCTGCTGACGCTGAAGCCAACCGGGAAGAAATGCGCAATGCGTGTGATCGCGGCGTTCGACAAGATGCAAAAGGATTTCGAAAAGAAGGTGGGGAAGGCGGCTCTCAAGGAAGCGCTCACCGTGATGCGTGCACTCGACGAGCTTGCAATATCTTCTCAGCATTGA
- a CDS encoding PadR family transcriptional regulator, whose amino-acid sequence MPEQQSELVQGTLEMLVLKTLALQPMHGYGIALRIEQISDGVFRVNPGSLFPALSRMERAGRIKADWRATENNRKAKYYLLTDRGRKALKSETASWERQLGAINKILEA is encoded by the coding sequence ATGCCCGAGCAACAAAGTGAACTGGTCCAGGGGACGCTGGAGATGCTGGTATTGAAAACGCTGGCCTTGCAGCCAATGCACGGATACGGCATCGCCCTCAGGATTGAGCAGATCAGCGACGGCGTCTTTCGCGTCAATCCAGGCTCACTCTTCCCTGCGCTCAGCCGGATGGAACGCGCGGGCAGGATCAAGGCGGACTGGCGTGCAACCGAGAACAATCGCAAAGCGAAGTATTACCTGCTGACTGATCGCGGGCGTAAGGCCCTGAAGTCGGAGACGGCATCGTGGGAGCGCCAACTTGGCGCAATCAACAAGATTCTTGAAGCGTAG
- a CDS encoding ABC transporter permease gives MNVLRSLIDGIKALLHRGQRNGELDEELRGYIEAAAEEKVRRGMSYRDAISAARAEVGNVETVKHKVWATGWESAAESLWRDIAYTIRRLIRSPGLVFAVVVSIGLGIAANATIFSIVSKFVLSPAPVGDPKTLTTIYMVHDGDQCCNNLSYPIFEDIREQAKSFTGVSAYFELVSASISGGSDPERVWGQAATANYFDVAQLNMPLGRGFTSTEEKAPVIVLGYRLWQRRFGGDPTIAGKTISFSGHVYTVTGVAPKGFRGLDQILDPQFWVPLGKLPELMANSPKPESRDSHWLRAGARLKPDVTEAQAIAELHIVAQRFAQTHSATDKGIDFHLEPAGSLPPRDGKAIKLFLAALSVVVLLVLCIACANVANLLLARGAQRQREMAIRLAMGGTRAQLLRQMLFESVVLAIGGGVAGVLLSLWATYALSSFRLPVPIPVDLGVSVDWRVLLYTFVLSITAGIVCGFIPAWRGSRPLMPNALKGEDALARPGHRWTLRNVLVVAQITLSLVLLCAAGLFFRSLQSAAKIETGFRSRGLVMLSIDPQVHGYTPIRIVQLLNAIRSRVLALPGVSIAATTDGLPLSGGNRSDGLAAVGEPKPIGENMVELYMASSGYFETLGIPRVAGRDFGDENPTAPKVAIVNEELVRRFYQGKNPIGKTIRDGEVHYEIIGVVKDTKSRTIGEEQRPVLYRSINQSIAGDPPFAGYSIMARFDGDSSTLVAAMRREIQALDPTLAIFNMQTMEEHLRDALFLPRFVSTLFGIFGTVGVLLASVGLYGVMNYAVSRRTQEIGIRMALGAERGAVQRLIVRDGMRLAILSVVLGVPAALALAKLSTSILYGTRPYDLVTFLTVPLLLLAVALLACWIPSRRASRVDPIQALRMDG, from the coding sequence ATGAACGTTCTGCGAAGTTTGATCGACGGCATAAAGGCGCTCTTGCACAGAGGGCAACGCAACGGCGAACTTGATGAAGAATTGCGTGGCTACATCGAAGCCGCTGCGGAAGAAAAGGTGAGGCGAGGTATGAGTTACCGCGACGCCATCAGCGCGGCACGCGCCGAAGTAGGCAACGTCGAAACGGTCAAGCATAAGGTCTGGGCGACCGGTTGGGAGTCCGCTGCGGAGTCCTTGTGGCGCGACATTGCTTACACCATTCGCCGGCTCATACGTTCTCCGGGATTGGTCTTCGCTGTGGTGGTTTCGATCGGGCTGGGCATTGCGGCGAACGCCACGATCTTTTCCATTGTGAGCAAGTTTGTCTTGAGCCCCGCGCCCGTTGGCGATCCGAAGACTTTGACCACCATCTACATGGTCCATGATGGCGACCAGTGCTGCAACAACCTGTCCTATCCGATCTTTGAAGATATTCGCGAGCAGGCAAAGTCATTTACAGGCGTCTCGGCGTACTTCGAGCTTGTGTCGGCCTCCATCAGCGGAGGAAGCGATCCAGAGCGCGTTTGGGGACAGGCCGCCACTGCGAACTACTTTGACGTGGCCCAACTGAATATGCCGCTCGGTCGTGGATTTACGAGCACAGAAGAAAAGGCTCCCGTGATCGTACTCGGCTATCGCCTGTGGCAACGCCGCTTCGGCGGAGATCCGACCATTGCAGGCAAAACCATCAGCTTCTCAGGCCATGTCTACACGGTAACTGGGGTAGCGCCCAAGGGTTTCCGCGGTCTCGATCAGATTCTGGATCCGCAGTTCTGGGTTCCGCTGGGCAAGCTGCCGGAACTGATGGCAAACTCACCAAAGCCCGAATCACGCGATAGTCATTGGTTACGCGCAGGAGCGCGACTGAAGCCCGACGTAACCGAGGCGCAAGCCATAGCTGAGCTCCATATTGTGGCACAACGATTCGCACAGACCCACTCCGCCACGGACAAAGGTATCGATTTTCACCTCGAGCCCGCTGGATCGCTTCCCCCTCGCGATGGCAAGGCGATCAAGCTCTTCCTTGCCGCACTTTCCGTAGTCGTTCTCTTAGTGCTCTGCATTGCTTGCGCGAATGTTGCGAATCTATTACTCGCCCGTGGAGCGCAGCGGCAACGGGAGATGGCCATACGGTTGGCCATGGGAGGCACGCGCGCACAGCTATTGCGGCAGATGCTCTTCGAAAGTGTTGTGCTGGCCATCGGTGGCGGCGTGGCTGGAGTCCTCCTCTCCCTATGGGCCACCTACGCTCTCTCTTCCTTCCGTCTTCCGGTACCGATCCCTGTAGACCTCGGCGTGAGCGTGGATTGGAGAGTGCTTCTCTACACGTTTGTCCTGAGCATCACTGCGGGGATCGTCTGCGGATTTATCCCGGCATGGCGTGGTTCGCGGCCCTTGATGCCAAACGCGCTGAAAGGCGAAGATGCCCTGGCTAGACCGGGACATCGCTGGACGCTGCGCAACGTGCTGGTTGTAGCGCAGATCACATTGTCCCTGGTGCTGTTGTGTGCAGCAGGGCTCTTCTTTCGCAGCCTGCAGAGTGCAGCGAAGATTGAGACCGGCTTCCGATCCCGCGGTTTGGTGATGCTCTCCATCGACCCGCAGGTGCACGGATATACTCCCATCCGCATAGTCCAGCTTCTCAACGCAATCCGATCGCGCGTTCTGGCCCTGCCCGGCGTGTCGATCGCTGCGACGACTGATGGTTTGCCTCTCTCCGGAGGAAACCGCAGCGATGGCCTGGCCGCCGTGGGCGAGCCGAAGCCGATCGGCGAGAACATGGTGGAACTCTATATGGCAAGCTCTGGCTACTTTGAGACACTCGGTATTCCACGCGTCGCAGGCCGAGACTTCGGCGATGAAAACCCCACCGCGCCTAAGGTCGCCATCGTGAATGAAGAGTTGGTGCGCAGGTTCTATCAAGGCAAGAATCCCATCGGAAAAACCATCCGCGATGGAGAGGTTCACTACGAGATCATTGGCGTAGTGAAAGACACCAAGTCGCGCACGATTGGCGAAGAGCAGCGGCCCGTTCTCTACCGTTCCATCAACCAGTCCATCGCCGGCGATCCGCCGTTTGCGGGCTATTCGATCATGGCTCGTTTTGATGGCGACTCCTCTACGCTGGTCGCGGCGATGCGTCGCGAGATCCAGGCATTGGATCCAACGCTCGCCATCTTCAATATGCAGACAATGGAAGAACATCTCCGCGATGCTCTCTTCTTGCCGCGCTTCGTCAGCACGCTCTTCGGCATCTTCGGAACAGTAGGTGTGCTTCTGGCTTCGGTAGGGCTCTACGGCGTGATGAACTATGCCGTCAGCCGACGCACGCAGGAGATCGGCATCCGTATGGCACTGGGCGCGGAAAGGGGTGCGGTACAGCGGCTGATCGTACGCGATGGGATGCGGCTGGCCATACTCTCAGTAGTGCTAGGCGTTCCAGCCGCTCTGGCGCTGGCAAAACTGTCCACAAGCATTCTGTATGGCACTCGCCCGTACGACCTGGTGACGTTCCTCACGGTACCGCTCCTGCTGCTGGCCGTTGCTCTACTGGCGTGCTGGATTCCCTCGCGACGCGCCTCAAGAGTCGATCCCATCCAGGCACTGCGCATGGACGGATGA
- a CDS encoding sensor histidine kinase — MDSNNDGQMPSSRTRLPLGKSPRRRSFENRMRASLFLLSLPALALCILVGRDLGLQWLGLSVAITLVVIFWWLAVLFLMDQIKLPLQTLANVVAALREEDYSFRARGGRRDDALGDLALEVNALANQLQGQKTSVLETMALLEIVMGTMQSPVFAFDPAGDLKLLNAAAESAFGLDSSSLGKPAVSPALGKILQANDGELLSSVATQPQTRWVVKRSHFRLRGVPHTLVVLSDVSAALRDEERLAWERLIRVLGHEINNSLTPIKSIAGTLRSHYASKVDDPDGDFSRGLEVIEDRAESLNRFLQAYRELMGLPAPRRAETDLALLLQRVALLERRLEVSTHASEGVFLLIDADQIEQALINLIRNAADSALGAAPARGEAPRVELAWQRDADEVLLTITDNGSGIANTTNLFVPFYTTKPNGSGIGLVLAQQIAEAHGGTVRLTNLEGEQKGCRAEVRLPFAS; from the coding sequence ATGGACTCCAATAACGACGGGCAGATGCCGTCGTCGCGCACACGTCTTCCCCTGGGCAAATCGCCGCGTCGCCGCAGTTTTGAAAATCGGATGCGCGCTTCGCTCTTTTTACTGAGTCTACCTGCGCTTGCGCTCTGCATTTTGGTGGGGAGAGATCTGGGTCTGCAGTGGTTGGGCCTCAGCGTTGCCATCACATTGGTCGTGATCTTCTGGTGGCTTGCCGTGCTGTTCCTCATGGACCAGATCAAGCTGCCTCTGCAGACACTGGCGAATGTTGTCGCAGCGCTGCGGGAAGAAGACTACTCTTTCCGAGCACGCGGCGGCCGCAGGGATGATGCACTTGGAGATCTTGCTCTTGAAGTGAACGCGCTGGCGAATCAACTCCAAGGGCAGAAGACGAGTGTACTGGAGACGATGGCGCTGCTGGAGATCGTGATGGGGACGATGCAGTCGCCGGTCTTTGCGTTCGATCCTGCGGGGGATCTGAAGCTACTGAATGCGGCTGCTGAGAGTGCGTTCGGTCTGGATTCAAGCTCGTTGGGAAAACCCGCCGTTAGTCCGGCGCTTGGAAAGATCCTGCAGGCGAACGATGGAGAGTTGTTGTCCTCGGTCGCTACGCAACCTCAAACGCGCTGGGTGGTAAAGAGAAGCCACTTCCGTCTGCGTGGAGTTCCTCATACGTTGGTCGTCCTGTCGGATGTGAGCGCTGCTCTGCGGGATGAGGAGCGGCTTGCCTGGGAGAGACTGATCCGCGTGCTCGGGCACGAGATCAATAACTCGCTCACACCGATCAAGTCTATCGCCGGAACGCTGCGGTCGCACTATGCTTCCAAGGTGGACGATCCCGATGGTGATTTCTCCCGAGGTCTTGAAGTTATCGAAGATCGTGCCGAATCGTTGAACCGTTTTCTACAGGCTTACCGCGAGCTCATGGGACTGCCCGCACCTCGACGTGCCGAGACGGATCTTGCTCTCTTGCTGCAGCGGGTGGCGCTGCTGGAGCGGCGTCTTGAAGTTTCCACGCATGCAAGCGAGGGCGTTTTCCTGTTGATCGATGCGGACCAGATCGAACAGGCATTGATCAACCTGATACGAAATGCAGCCGACTCTGCATTGGGTGCTGCACCTGCACGCGGGGAAGCACCGAGAGTAGAGCTCGCGTGGCAACGCGATGCCGACGAGGTCCTGCTCACGATTACGGACAACGGATCGGGTATCGCGAACACGACGAACCTCTTCGTACCGTTTTACACAACCAAGCCGAACGGCTCCGGCATTGGGCTGGTCCTGGCGCAGCAGATCGCTGAGGCGCACGGGGGAACCGTGCGTCTCACTAATCTTGAAGGGGAACAGAAGGGCTGCCGCGCCGAAGTTCGTTTACCCTTCGCTTCCTGA